The genome window TTGGTAAAATACTGGGCTTCGTTTATAGATATTTTTTTGTTTTCTTTATCATATATTATATGTTTAATATACCCATCCCCATTACCCTCAAATTTTGAAGTAGTCTTATTTATTCTATATGATTTAAGTAAATGGATATCAATTAATAAATTACCTAAAGATGAAAGTTTTTTAAATAAATTGAAATCATTTGTAAAGGGAATCTTGGGAAAATCAATCTTTAGAAACTCATTATATTTATTCCGATAATTGTTTGAATATAGAATAGCATAAATGTAATTGAAAACATCTTCTGGTTCTATGGCTTGCTTATACTTGGTTGAAAGATTATCAATAACTTCTTTTT of Actinomycetota bacterium contains these proteins:
- a CDS encoding DNA methyltransferase, which produces ENDYYFPLWNYKENSNSKIQNETLLDEEISKTSNIKKEVIDNLSTKYKQAIEPEDVFNYIYAILYSNNYRNKYNEFLKIDFPKIPFTNDFNLFKKLSSLGNLLIDIHLLKSYRINKTTSKFEGNGDGYIKHIIYDKENKKISINEAQYFTNIVPEVYNYYIGGYQVLNKWLKERKDNFLDSADINHFVKIVKAIEETIKVQKEIDKLYPEVEKNIIEFN